A region of the Bremerella alba genome:
CTCTTTCAACGAGTAATAGTCTTCGTCGAGCTCCTCGACCGCCTTGATTAGTTCCTGGCGATGCTCACTCATCCAGTCCTGAAAGGTGTCGACCCGATCCTGCCGGATCAATCGTACGGCCGGTTCCGGATAAGGCAGGCTGATGGACGTCCAGAACGAGCGGATCCGATTCCGTTCCGAGGTCACCGCTTTGAAACGTGGATTTTTCGTATCCAGCAGCTTCTTGCCTGCGCTCAAGAATTCGCCCTGAGCGTCGAAGGACAAGGCTGCCTGGGCCCGTTGATCTCGTGTCAACGTCTTCTGAGTGCCTAACCAGGTAAAGTTGACGCGGGTCGCACACATCGTGGATCGCAGCCTCCCGGAGGGACTGCTGCGATCAGTTGGATGTTCTAAAGTTGTTGCCGTCATAAATACCTCACATGAAGATGGATTAGTTTTGGGCTAATTGGATTCAGGATTCTGCGTTAGTCGTCGCCGCGGCTTTCGTGTAGCCTGAGTCGTTGTGGTGAACACGCCATCGGACTCGGCAGAGAGACAGCGACCGCTCGCCCAGTTCCGGAGCCGCTCAACCGATTCGGCCGACGTGACGGCGACCGGAACCACGTTCTGCGCCGCCTGCACCAGGGGAACATTCAAGAGGGCTGCCAACCGGCAACACGCGCGGATCTCGGCGCCCGTCCACGATCCGTCGTTGGGCAGACCCTGGGACGGATCTAAACCAAATCGCTCCAGATACATCTGCCAGATGGGTTCCTTCTGCGACTTCCCAGGTAAGTCGAGAAAGAAGATCGCATCAAAGCGTTCCGCTCGGGTGAGCTCGGGCGGCAGCTTGGAGACGTCGTTACTCGTAGCAATCACGAACACGTCCGATTCATGATCGGCCAGCCAGGTTAGCAGCGTGCCAAGCATCCTTGAGCCCACGCCGCTATCGGCCTGTCCGGAATTGGTGGTGCCGCCGAGGGCCTTTTCCAGTTCGTCGATGAAGAGCACCGCAGGCTGCATCGCATCGATAATTTCCAACGCCCTGCGAGTTCGCTCCTCAGTTTGGCCGACGATGCCACCCATGAGTGCACCGGCGTCGAGCGTCAACGTCGGCCTGCCAATTTCACGCCCAAGAGCCTTGGCGAAGGCCGACTTGCCCGTACCCGGCACCCCCAGCAGTAAAACGCCCTTTGCCTGGACGGAGCGGGATTCATCCGATCGCAGTGCCTGACAGCAAAACTGCTTGAGTGATTCCAGCCCTCCAAATTCGGCAAAGGACTCGCCGCCACGATGGAGCGATAGCAGGCCACTCTTGATGAGCGTCTGCGACTTGAGCTGCCAAATGGCCGACGGCTCCAGTCGGCCATGTCTCACCAACGACAACGCAAACGCGTTTTCCGCCTCGTAGCGACTCAGGCCACAGGCCGCATCGAGTATTCGTTCTCGCTCAACACCTGTGGGGAACTCATCCCCTTCGGTTGCAATGTCCGTCGCAATTTCGGTGAGTTGTTCCCGAGAGGGCAGCTCATGCTCTACTACGGTGAACACACGTTCGAGTTCCACTGGAAGCTGAACCACCGGTGCCAAAATCACGAGAAAACGTTGATGAGCTTTCCCCTGGGATACCTGATGAAAGATCGCCTGCACCACCTCCGCCGAACCGAGGAGGCGATGGAGATTGGACAGCACCAGTAGCGAGGGCTGTCCGTTACTGGGAATTGATTCGAGATATCGAACGGCCCCTAAGGGATCGGTGACTGACACCGCCGGCGAATCTACCTGGTCCGTCTGGGCACCTCTGAGACCGACGTCAATATCCCAGGTGTTCATTCGCCAGTCTTCGTCGCGGCAAAGCTGAGCCAGTTCGGCAATGGCATCATCCTGTTCGCAACTGCGAACCCAGATGCCGCTGAAGCCAGCCCGCACCAGTTCCTGAATTTCTTCTGCTAAGCGCATACCGATTCCTTGTAAATGAAGTATGGAAATGAAAAAGCTCGGGAGAGCGAGCTTTAGACAGAGTGGGCGAGTTGCCCGATCGTGGTCAGCCAGCTGGCGATTTCGCCTTCAGGATCTCGGTCCCGAAGGTGGTCTACCGTCATGTGGCCTGCGCACTGCGTGTTGAGCCAACGTTTAGCGCGGCTGGACAGTCGATTCTGAGAGCGACGCGACAAGAGTTCCCAAGGCCTGTCGTGGAGACGGCTTTCATAGAGCTGCTTGGCGACGAGGATGGCCACCGGATCAAAATCCCCAAACGCAATCTCGATTGGTGTAACTTCACGGATCGCTGCCGGATGGAGATAGTTTTCCAAGCTACGCTTTCGTGTAAGCACCGCACGACATTGCGGCCGCTGGTTGATGACCTCGGCCAATTCCTGACGCTGCTCCGTTTCGGGCGGCACCTCATGGTCGAGCAAGAAGAACTCCGGCTTGCCAAGGGAAGCGAATCGATAGGTCCAACTAGGCAAGTTGCTGCCCCCGAAGGGAACGAATACCAAGTGCCCTTGCTGTTCCATTTCCGCCAGATTCGGCAGGTCTTGATCATGAGCGTGCAGCGTTAACGAAATCCGGCGAAGGAACTCGATATCGTTCGTTCCCTCGACAATCACCAGAACGCGTGCCAGGTCGATCGTTCCGTGAGTGGGAGTTTCGGGTATGGGATCCATAGGCAGTTATTCCTTCTGTTCGATTTGATTTTGTTGCGTGATTTCCGAGGCGTGGAACTCGGCTGTGAGCGTCTCGGACGTGTGTTGTCCCAAGGCGGCTTCCAGGAAGCGACTTGCCTCGCGACACTCTGAGCCCTGAAAGCCCCACGTTTCTAGGCGTGACTCGCCAGTGGGGCCGACGATAATCTCAATAGTTTTCAAGAGCTTACCCTCCAACTTGAATGACGAGTTTGATGCTTCCGTCCGGAAGCGACTGTTCGATGGCGGTGTGGCCTTGCTTGCGGGCCTCGATCGTCGCCCGTTCAACGGCGTACCGCTGCAGAAACTGATCAAGTTCTTTCTGGCTGCCCCAATGGCCGTTGTAGTTGTCGTAATCGAGCCGACCGGTCGTTACATCGGCGACGACCGGGTAACGCCAATCTCGAAGCTGGATCGCCCAGCCCCGCTTGCGATCGTTGAACAAGCGAACCTCACCGAACGTGGGCTCGGGAAGTTGAAGACGTCGTGTTGCCTGGCGGATCGCCGTAACATCACGCACTTCGGTTTCAATGGTGACGACATGTGACATAGAGCCTCCTGTGTTGGATAAAGTAGATTGTGATCACCTCTCCGCTGGAGATGGTGGTGACCATGGAAGGCATAAGACCTCCCCCATCTATTTATGCCCCGTTTTGGGCAGAAATTTAGCTTTCGGGAGCCTCGGCGTTATTCGATGAAGAGTCGACCTCCTGTTGATCCCGCCGATGTGCTTGCACGACGAGGTAGGCGAGATTAGCCGCTAGTTGAGCTCGCTGCGAATCCCTCTCGGATTCCTGAGAGTTGTCCGGGTTTGAGGTGGATGGCATCTACTCTCCTGTCATAAGAGTGATCGTTAAAGAATTTGTGAGCGCATGAAAAACGCCTCATCACGAGGACGAGGCGTTGGTTAAAAATTATTTATGGCCAACTTAACGGGAACGCCGCTTTTTGCCGTTGTTGTAGGGCACTTTCGGTGGCTCGAGACCCTGCATCTCATACCAACGATGGTAGCTATACCAAACGTTTCCGGCGTTCACATTCTGCCCTTCACGCTGCAACTGCTTTGCGGTCTCGCGATGGCTCATTCCCTCGACGTCGATCAATTGATGGACGCGTTCGGCAATCAAGTCCAGGCGAGGCGGCTTGCGTAGCCAGACGGTGACCTCATCGCTCAATGGCAGATCCTGGCCCGCCAGGGGCAATTCCGGAAATACATCCACAAACTGCAGACGAAACACACCCCGCACGCTGGTCCGTTTGCGACCTGCACGGCGTTCCACATGCACCATGATTTGTCCGCCGGTCAACTTCTCAAAGATAGAAAGAGCCTTATAAACGCCGTCCTCGCTTAGCTGGCCCGAGCCTGCCGAAATCAACAGTTCCTCGGTATTAGACAGGACGTCTCGGATACCCTGGGGAGTTAACGTGGAGGATGCTTTCTCCAGTTGCTTTTGCAACTGCAGAACCTCATCCTGCGTCTGGGCTCGCTCAAACTGGACAGCCTTGATCTTGGCCTTCAACTCTTTGTGCTCGTTCTTATCCACTTCACCCAAGAGGTCGTATAGACCATCAATTTTTTTGGTGATGGATTGCACTTGTCGTTGTCGGCGTTGGACCTCTTGGTCCAGACGTTCAGCAACCTCTTCGTCTATCTTGGTCGCTTGGCAGATCACTCGCTCGATCAAGTCCGTATCACGACGAATCGCCGCTGCTAGTTCCTTGCACACGGCGCGAACCGCCTCTTCACGGCGAACAGCAGACTTGCAGGGACATTGGTCCCCATGCTTGCACTGCATCCCGCCGCCTCCCGCGCCGACCTGGTAAAACCGAACATGGTCATCCGGCTCACTGCAGGCAGCGCAAAAGAACATGCCCGTCGTAAGATCCCATAGTTTTTTGGATTTGTCCTTGCGAGGACCACGAGGGCCATGTTTGCGCTGAAGCAGTTTCCGCTGCAGCGCAACGAACAAGTCGTCGTCCAAGATTCGCAGTTCCTCGCATTGGTACCGTGTGACCTCTGAGTCGGGCTGCACGATCTGACGAGTATAATCGAGCTTGCTGGAGAAGTCGTTCTTACGACGTCCAAACTCCCACCAACCTGTGAGGCGAATATTGGAGAAGAGGGTGCGGTACGGGACATAGTTCATCTGGCCCGTTGATGCCCGTGGATCACAGGGTCCTCCCACCGCGCGCCAACGGCGAAGTCCTTCATTGAGGGGCATGCCGTCGAGCAAAAGCAAAGCGTGCTCGCGAATTAGTTCGGCTGCCTCGGGATCGACCTCGGGAGCCGTGCGGGGGAGCCCGCGGTTGGTCAATGGCGCGTCGGGGAGAATGCGGGGGCGGTAGCCGACCCCTAATGCACCCGTTGTCCAGCCCGCCAGAAACAGCCCCGTCAAACCTGCCCGGACATGGTCAGCAATCGCCTCTAAGAGCATTTCATCCATGATTCCATGAATTTGCAACTGCATCTTCCAGGCCTTCTTGTCGGCCGTGTCGATCCCTTGGGAGACACTGACAGCCCGCATACCGGCTTCGACAACCTCTTCCTGGATAAGCTCAAAGCCCTTGTAAGGATGGCGAAATAATCGGCTCGCTTTGTACACTAAGAAAGTCGAAACGAGCCCCGACTCTAATATTTGTTTGGCGCGTTTCAGTCCCTTGCGTCGATCACGTTTGCCTTTCTCAGCCTCATCGACGCAGATCGATTCTGGCAGGACATAGACACCGTTGCGGGCAGCCCAGATGAGACACTCGCGAATCTGGTCTTCCGTCGAGTGCTGCATCTTCGTGGAAAATCGGGCATAAATCATTCCGACCGTCAGCGCTAATCTCGCCGCCCACGCTAGGCGAGACGTGCGTGGAGCTCTCGGATTGAAGCCTGACAAGTCAATCCCATTGGCCTGGGCTGCCTGAAGCCAGATGGCATGCATCTTGTCGCATTGTGCCTCGCTCAGGGCTCCCTCCTGAGAATAAATGTGAGTCATTTTGATTCTCCTTCTTGCTTCTGAGTCGCGCTGCTCCGGAAACGACTAGTTTCCTTGTAGCGCGACTTGATAGTTGGTTATGCCCAACCCAGGGAAATCCGGTCACAAAAAATGAATCGTGTGAGCCAGGGCTACAAGCGATCTCTTGCACGTGAAAGAGAATGCGATTTACTAAGATGAGCATTGATTCGCGCCTCAAAAGTAGGCGATAATCGACGCTGAAATAAGAATGTCTACACGGAGGCTTTCCTGTGAATTCCGAACGAAATTTAGAATTTGGAAATGTCGAAGAAAGTGATGCTGGCGTAGCAGAACTGCCGCTTTCAGGCGGTCGCCCATCCTTGCACCTTTCGAAAGCGAGTCTTCGCTGGAGGCCACCGGAAGATCTTGCGTCGAATTTTCATTCTGATTTTTACATCGCCTTTGACGTCTATTCCCAAGAAGACGGAACAAGACGTTTCCTGCCGGGAGTTCCCCCCAAGACCTTTATCGACAACGCCTTTCTGGCCGGGCTCCATCTCCTCGCGAGAGATCGACGTCTGACATCAGACATGGTGGCTTGCTATCGGCAACAAAAGTTGATATTCGATCGCGTACTTGTCATGCAAGAGCATATGGAGCGTTCCTTTGCACACTCTCGCGATCTGTATATTCGACGGTCTGGGAGACAGTCCGACGAGGACCGCAGCATCCTACCGATGGATCTGAGATTTGATTCCAACGGAGATGGACGAACATGGAATGTTACCAGACTTTGTGAAGAAGGGCGTGCCCGAGCCCACCGTAACGGTCTTACTCGCCCGAATAAGCAGCAGGAGATTTCGTATGGACTACTTCGAGCTGCTGAGCTCAATCCCCTAACAATTCCTGAAACCAGAGTTGAATCTCTCGTTCGTTCAGCTCTTTTTGCAATACCGGATGCCATCCCTGCGCCAAACAACGACCTCTTGGAAGAGGTTTATGATCGAATGACAGATCGGCTGAATTCCCATCACGCTGATACGAATGACGAGTTTGACAACTGGCTTAAAGGTAGAAACAGCAATCTCTTCAAATCAATTGGTGGTAGAGCGATTGCTCCGTCGCAGGTCCGGGCTGCTTTCTTAGAACTCGGTTGGCAATCGTACCAATACGTTTCTGGAAGCATCAGTTATCTCTGCCAAGCATTTGCAGTGTGTTTGCCTAACCGCATGGACGAACTTGAGCGAGAGCTTTTCGCCCACACATTCCAACCGCAATCCTATCTGGGTGGCCTTCCACTTATTCTATTCATGGAACGAGCTCAAGTTCTTGGTCTCATGATTCATCGTCTTTGGTCGAATCCGGGCGCCCCTGACGATATCCGAGTACTTCACCGACTCCTTGATTATTATTCGAGAATGGCGAGAAGTCGCCGTGAATCTGACAACCTTAGTAAGCAAAGAAACGGCCGAATTGAAGCGACTATTGGCGAATCCGTCAAAGGCCTTGCCGCCGCGCAGTGCTCTTCTCTCGCGACGGAAAGTGTTGCCGTGATCATAAATGAGCTCCTTGAGAGGCGAGAAGTTCGTTGCAAGACTTGCGACGGTGCCTTGGAAGCTGACCTCACCAAATCCCCTTTGGAAGATTCGGTTGATACCTTCAAACTTTTTTGCCACTGTCCGGAACATGGCGGAAAAAGAATGATCAAAACAACACAGAGAGAACTCTTTGAAATCGCAGAGGCGATGGGCTTCGATGGTTCCGACATTTAGGTGTACCAATAAGCATCAAGTGTCGGATCAAAATAGCTAAGATTCCCCCACGTTACTTGACGCAAAAACAGACGAAATTTAGCAATTCCCCATTTTCATCGCGAATCACTAGACAGCCACTATCATGGCGACCGGATTTCCCGGGGTTGGAAAGACTCCAACTTGGGAAATCTCGAAGATGTCGAATCTATATAACGCAAAAGAGGCCGCCCAACTCTTGGGAATTCGTACCTCCACGCTTTACGAATGGCTGTCTAAATCGGATGCAGGAGAATTTGAAGTACGTGGTATCCCGTTCGTAGTTAACTACCTACAAGGGGGAAAACGAGGGCAGGGACGAATCAAGATCGAGCCGTCCGAAGTAGAGCGTCTGAAGGAGGCGATGCGCGTTCGACCGAATGTTCGTTATCAGAGAATACCAAGCAATAGGACGAGCTTCCCAGGTATTACGGTACCGCTGGGGCGACCTGACAATCCAGTACGATGAAATCATTCATCGTCGAATTGTGCAACCTGGCGGAAGACGAATTGCGATGCCTAATCCACTCCGATCGCCGCCCAGAGTGGATCCTGAAAATGCTGTCCCCACTCCTTTCCGTAGTGGTCGAAGGCAACTTTGGGTGTATCTCCCATGAGTTCTGCAAGAACTTCAATCGAGCAACCAACGCCGTCCGTCCAATAGCCAGCCAGCATTCGGTGAGCGAATGTGTGCCTGCACGTGTAACACGAGTAGTTTTTCCGTTTCGAATCCTCAATCCATCCGATTTTTTGGCGGAGATTCCGAAATCGAGAGCCCCCAGTGACCTTCTTCCACGGATCACCTTGTGAGTTCCGGAAAATCACACCGTCCGTCCCAGAATTGTCCCTGGAAAGGATGCTCCGCGTTAACTCGGCAACCTCTTTTCGGATCGGAATCACGCGTGTCTTCTTGGTTTTAGAAGCATAAACCCGCCACATCATGCCGCGGTCGCTCTCTACGACATCGTTACCCGTTACCTGAGCCAATTCCGAGAATGGCCGCAGGCCAGTATGAATTGCCGCGAACAGAAAATCGCGATAGGGCTCATCCGTAGCGTCGTAAAGTGCCCGTTCATCCTCGGTACTGAAGGAATGTAGCCGAGGACAATGTGCAGGCTTGGTTAAGCCGCGAAGCGGATTGGAAACTGAATAAGAATTTTGAGCGTGGTTGAACGCTGCCATAACTGCTTCAATGGCGAAACGACGGGTTGCCGAAGACTTCCACGTGGAATGCGTTTCCACCCAATGCAGCACATGTGTCTTGCGTAAGTCACAGAGTGGCAATGCGCCGCAATACTTACAGAGGTCCTGCAAGAAACGTCGCACTTCCTTCTCATACTCGATGCTGATCTCTCCGGCTCTCGATCGCTTCTCACAGTTCTCAATGTAGATGGAGCACACTTTTGCCACGATCCAGTCGCTTTCCTCCGCCGGCTTCACTTCGGGACGCCAGTCTCCAGCGGCCTTAACACGTGCCAAGGCCAGTTCCGCCTGATCAATGCTACTCTGGCCGCGAACCGGATTGCCCCTCTCATCCACGAGCCGGACCCGTCGCTTCGTTCCCGGTGGCGTAAAGTACCACGTGTCGGTCTGACGCCAATACCAGGCACGTCCGCGAGAACGACGCTTGCGTCCTGTGTTTGCCTTAGCCATGACGCTTGTTCCTGCTGGCGGATGCCTTAGTTCGTTTCGGTTTTGTCTTTGTGGCGGACGACGCGGTACTCTTCTTTCGCTTCGTAGGAGGAGGCTTTACCTGTGCACTCGCCAGTGGCGTCGATTCTCCGATGGCCTTCCAAAGAGGATCTTGATAATGCTTTCCCCACTCCTTGCCGTAATGATCGTAAGCCACCTTTGGCGTGTCTCCCATCAACTCCGCTAAGGTTTCAATCGTGCATCCGGCACCGTTATTCCAAAAGCCGGATAACATCCGATGGGCAAAAGTATGGCGCGACGTATAACACGAATACTTCTTCCTGAGCGGATCGTCATTCCAGCCGAGCTTTTCCCTCAAGTCGACAAAACGAACGACTCCGGTCGTTCGTTTCCAAGGCTTTCCCAATGTATTCCGAAAGATTGGTAAGCCTGACCCGCGCGGAACTGACTTCATGAGTTGACGAGTCAGCTCTGCCACTTCGGGTCGTACGGGAATTTTGCGAGTCTTTTTGGTTTTGCTCGCGTAGACGCGCCACATCATTCCTCGTGGCGTCTCTTCGACATCTTCCGCTTTGAGTTGCGCGAGCTCACTAAATGGACGAAGCCCTGTGTGAATCGCGGCAAAGAGGAAATTGCCAAAGCAAGGTTCCGTGGCCTTGTAAATTGCCTTCTCATCTTCCGGAGAGAATGACGTAAGCCGAGGTTCTGCCTTGGGAAGCTTGATTCCCTTGATCGGGTTACTGATACCGTGCATCTCCTCAACGCGATTGAAGGCTGCCATGACGACAGCAATAATGCAACGACGCGTCGCGGGACTCTTCCATGATTCGTGCTGATCAACCCATTCCAGAATATGACCCCGTTTGAGTTGGCTAACTGGCAGTGCACCGCAGTAGCTGCAAAGATCGTTGAACCACTGAGTCGCATTCCGATGATATCCCTCGCTGACAGAACCATCGTTCTGGCTTCGCTCGGTATACACCAAGTAGTCCGAACAAACGCGGGCGACCAACCAGGGCTGTCCCAGGGCAGGGCCATCATTCGATTCGCTATCCCAGGCTAGTTTCTCCCGTGCCAACTAGATCTCGGCTGCCTCCTTGTTTTCCTTTCCCCGAATCCTCTCTCCTTGTTCATCAAACAGGGCGATGCGTTTCTTCGTCCCTGGAAGCGTGTAATACCAGCAATCCGTTTGTTTCCAGTGCCAGGCCGATCCGTGAGACTGACGTCGCTGCTTCGTTTTTCTGGCCATAAATCATATCCCTCTAAACGACGGCATGTCCGCACAATCGTTGACCCTGTCCTCGCTGCCGACGATACTAGTGCTGCCTATCACCCATCCCGCCGAACACGAAATCTCATGGAGCCGCTTAGACTATGCATGGCTTGATTAAACCGACCCGGGAAAACCCTAGCCCGAATTTACTACACATATTTGCTACACTTATCTTTATACTGACTCTTTCGACAGTTGCATTGTACCCGATAAACCAGGCACATTCAGCTGAAAAAGACCGTGTACCTAATATCGTCCTCATCTTCATCGACGATATGGGCTACGCCGATATTGGTCCGTTTGGGGCGAAGGATTACCAGACGCCTCATCTCGACCAGATGGCCGCTGAGGGCCGCACGTTTACGGACTTCTACGTGACCCAGGCAGTTTGTTCGGCATCGCGTGCGGGGCTGATGACCGGGTGCTATAACGTTCGCGTTGGCATTCAAGGGGCGCTCGGGCCTAACGCCAAGATTGGCATTAACCCGGAAGAGATGACCCTGGCTGAACTATGTCAGCAAAAAGGGTACGCGACAGCCTGTTTTGGCAAGTGGCATCTGGGCGACAAAAAGCCCTTTCTGCCGCTGCAAAACGGTTTCGATGAATACTTCGGGCTGCCTTACTCGAACGACATGTGGCCTTACCATCCGGGTGTGCGGCATTTGTCGGAAGAAGATCGCGTGAAGCGTTGGCCTCATCTTCCACTGTACGACGGCAACGAAGTCGTGAATCCTAAGGTCGATGGAAAAGCTCAAGAACAATTGACCACTCAGTACACCGAGAAGGCCGTCGAGTTCATCGACCAAAACAAAGACAAGCCATTCTTCCTGTACTTACCGCATAGCATGGTACACGTGCCGTTGTACGTTTCCGACAAGTTTAAAGGCAAGTCAGGTGCCGGGTTGTTCGGCGATGTTGTGATGGAAATCGACTGGTCGGTCGGTCAGGTTTTGGAAGCTTTGAAGCGAAACAAGATCGATGACAATACGCTGGTCATCTTTACGTCGGACAATGGTCCCTGGCTTTCCTATGGCAACCATGCTGGCAGCGCCGGGCCATTTCGCGAAGGGAAGGGGACCATGTGGGAAGGGGGCTGTCGCGAGCCGACCATCATGCGTTGGCCTGGCAAAATTCCGGCTGACACAACCTGCGATACGCCTGCGATGACGATCGACATATTCCCTACGGTGGCCAAGTTGATTGGGGCCGATCTGCCGCAGAAGCCAATCGACGGCAAGAACATCTGGCCGCTGATCGCCGGAACCGAAGGAGCCAAATCGCCGCACCAAGCGTACTTCTTCTACTACGGCAGCGGTTTGAAAGCCGTCCGCAGCGGCAAGTGGAAGCTTGTCTTTCCTCACCAGTACCGCACGATGGCCGGCAAGCCTGGCGGTACCGACGGCATTCCCAACGGCTACACGCAAGCGACCACGCCACTGGCCCTGTTCGACCTAAAAGCAGACCCAGGCGAGCAGAACAATGTCGCGGATCAACACCCGGACGTTGTCAAACAGCTGCAAACGATGGCCGATGGCATTCGTAAAAAGCTGGGGGACTCGCACCAAAAGATTAAGGGGAAAGAGAATCGTCCCCCAGGTCGAGTCTAAGCCAAAAGCATGTATCTAATGACTGGTGCGGACAGTTCCGCACCAGTCCTCTTGGTTGTTGATGCCGAATTACTTACGGCTCTGTCGACGACGATCCGTTTCTTTCAACAAGATCTTTCGCAGACGGATATGGTTCGGAGTCACCTCGACCAACTCGTCGTCTTCGATGTACTCTAAGGCGACTTCCAGGCTCATGTCTCTTGGCGGACGAAGCACAATGTTTTCGTCCGAACCCGAGGCACGCATGTTGGTCAGCTTCTTTTCCTTCGTTGGATTCACGGTCAAGTCGTCGCTACGCGAGTTCTCGCCGACGATCATTCCTTCGTACACTTCGTCGCCGTGACGCACGAACATGTCGGAACGTTCCTGCAACGCAAACAGGGCGAAACCGACTGCCTTGCCAGGCACCATCGAGATCATCGCTCCGTTGGCTCGGCGAGGAACGTCGCCGGAAACAGGCCGGTACGACTCGAAACGGTGATTGACGATCGCTTCGCCCTGGGTCGAGTTGAGCAGTTTGGTTCGCATGCCGATTAAACCACGCGAAGGAATGGTGAAAACAACCTGGCTGTAGTCGCCACGTGGTTGCATTTCGACCAATTCACCACGACGTTCACCGACCAGTTCCATGACCGGGCCCATCTTTTCCGATGGCACTTCGATCACTAATTGTTCGTACGGCTCTTCCTTCACGCCATCGACGGTACGCATGATGACCTGAGGCTTGCCGACCGAAAGTTCGTACCCTTCGCGGCGCATCGTTTCGATCAACACGGCCAAGTGCAGCACGCCACGTCCGCTGACAAGGAAGCTATCGCCAGATTCGCCTGGACGAACACGCAGGGCCACGTTGCGTTCGAGTTCCTTTTCGAGACGTTC
Encoded here:
- a CDS encoding sulfatase family protein, whose amino-acid sequence is MYPINQAHSAEKDRVPNIVLIFIDDMGYADIGPFGAKDYQTPHLDQMAAEGRTFTDFYVTQAVCSASRAGLMTGCYNVRVGIQGALGPNAKIGINPEEMTLAELCQQKGYATACFGKWHLGDKKPFLPLQNGFDEYFGLPYSNDMWPYHPGVRHLSEEDRVKRWPHLPLYDGNEVVNPKVDGKAQEQLTTQYTEKAVEFIDQNKDKPFFLYLPHSMVHVPLYVSDKFKGKSGAGLFGDVVMEIDWSVGQVLEALKRNKIDDNTLVIFTSDNGPWLSYGNHAGSAGPFREGKGTMWEGGCREPTIMRWPGKIPADTTCDTPAMTIDIFPTVAKLIGADLPQKPIDGKNIWPLIAGTEGAKSPHQAYFFYYGSGLKAVRSGKWKLVFPHQYRTMAGKPGGTDGIPNGYTQATTPLALFDLKADPGEQNNVADQHPDVVKQLQTMADGIRKKLGDSHQKIKGKENRPPGRV